In Benincasa hispida cultivar B227 unplaced genomic scaffold, ASM972705v1 Contig1182, whole genome shotgun sequence, a single genomic region encodes these proteins:
- the LOC120068835 gene encoding MLP-like protein 328 — protein sequence MSLVGKFVSELEINAPAHKYYGVFKDKVSHLPNISPTIFQSVEVHEGDWDTHGHGSIKIWNYTIDGKTEVFKEQVEFDDEKLAVTLIGLEGDVFEHYKVFKGIYQVVPKGPEHSLAILTLEYEKLDDGSPYPYKYLDLMNNITKDIESHLK from the exons ATGTCTCTTGTTGGGAAGTTTGTCAGTGAATTAGAAATAAATGCACCTGCTCACAAATATTATGGAGTCTTCAAAGATAAAGTTTCTCATCTTCCCAATATTTCTCCAACAATCTTCCAAAGTGTTGAAGTTCATGAAGGAGATTGGGACACCCATGGTCATGGCTCCATCAAGATCTGGAATTACACCATCG ATGGTAAGACTGAGGTTTTCAAAGAACAAGTGGAATTTGATGACGAGAAGCTGGCAGTGACCTTGATTGGATTGGAAGGAGATGTATTTGAACATTACAAAGTTTTTAAAGGGATATATCAAGTTGTGCCAAAAGGACCCGAGCATAGCTTAGCAATTTTAACCTTGGAATATGAGAAACTTGATGATGGCTCTCCTTATCCTTACAAATATCTCGATCTTATGAATAATATCACCAAGGACATTGAATCTCATCTTAAGTGA